From a region of the Cyanobacterium sp. T60_A2020_053 genome:
- a CDS encoding transcriptional regulator, which produces MTTEIANMTKCDLWLDSLIESLADSEYAAEYLTTILENDPEGDQILMTTLSDIIQARKNNNCLSQSADEYYQKLEEVLTKNEEKSIYLFLKLLKALNFKIIAVN; this is translated from the coding sequence ATGACTACCGAAATCGCTAACATGACTAAATGTGATCTTTGGCTTGACTCTTTGATAGAATCTTTGGCAGATTCGGAATATGCTGCTGAATATTTAACTACTATATTAGAAAATGACCCTGAAGGTGATCAGATTTTAATGACTACTTTATCTGATATTATTCAAGCACGAAAAAACAATAATTGTTTATCTCAATCGGCTGATGAATATTATCAAAAACTTGAGGAAGTTTTAACGAAAAATGAAGAAAAATCCATTTATTTATTTCTAAAGTTATTGAAGGCTTTAAATTTTAAAATTATCGCAGTAAACTGA
- a CDS encoding recombinase family protein — protein MAKKKQKPIWIEGNSCAGKTTRLVDYLAKLTTKKTNFHNLQKPLIFSPNQEDKDVLEKAIFSKTQNLFPAIEIYTPSAFILQEVELFFPLILEQLKVKPFFPFRLSTPLERELSAPFAQAQFTPEILNLWGGESRAISHILDLLPLAGMARMPIQNIKNYLEKSQLLDPFDKENNEKMVKIVDNILSQWWHWCLERGFLTYGITYQLYGQYLLSNLTYQDSLINRYHSIFADNLDNFPALLGDLFKLFIDKNIYSVFTYNYQGKVRLGLNADPDYLLSIRDACQVETLASFASDNLAVNLADDFYNIVINQEFNPIDFQEKVYSIKTKTRAQLIEDTANFIINQVKNNHIKPEEIAIIAPGLDEIARFQFLYFLHQANIPIEPLKEQRPLIVSPLVRSVLNLLGLIYRGCGRLIEREGVAEMLTLLSQKEGGRWGIDPVRAGLLAEYCYLVDIESPQLLPIEYLSKGERMNYDSFMAYNEIRDWINDTKTAGLSPLAVIDLITERFFAEVRALDYADYASLKKLRETARAFFVVQQKLKEYDFPHKTDDDSMQDWIVFMRKGTVTTNPYPRDYFISRTKERGVILATIYQYRVANLSHRWQFWFDAGSKLWEKGGATELWGYQLFLRGCHGKPLITQDNPENVRLSGVIHDLLAHTTDKLFLCHSDLDVGGNEQGGALFPLTQILPTVAESLMLDRFMVQS, from the coding sequence ATGGCGAAAAAAAAGCAGAAACCAATTTGGATTGAGGGAAATAGTTGTGCTGGTAAAACCACTCGTTTAGTGGATTATTTAGCTAAGTTGACAACAAAAAAAACTAATTTTCACAATTTACAAAAACCTTTAATTTTTTCTCCTAATCAAGAAGATAAAGATGTTTTAGAGAAAGCAATTTTTAGTAAAACACAAAATCTTTTTCCTGCTATTGAAATTTACACTCCTTCGGCTTTTATTCTCCAAGAAGTAGAGCTTTTTTTTCCCTTAATTTTAGAACAATTAAAAGTTAAACCTTTTTTTCCTTTTCGTTTAAGCACTCCTCTGGAAAGGGAGTTATCAGCGCCCTTCGCCCAAGCACAATTCACTCCTGAAATATTAAATTTATGGGGGGGAGAAAGTAGAGCAATTAGCCATATTTTAGATTTATTACCTTTAGCTGGAATGGCTAGAATGCCAATACAAAATATTAAAAATTACCTAGAAAAATCACAATTATTAGACCCATTTGATAAGGAAAATAACGAAAAAATGGTTAAAATTGTTGATAATATCCTTTCTCAATGGTGGCATTGGTGCTTAGAAAGGGGCTTTTTAACTTATGGTATTACTTATCAACTTTACGGACAATATTTATTATCAAATTTAACCTATCAAGACAGTTTAATTAATCGTTATCATAGTATTTTTGCGGATAACTTAGATAACTTTCCTGCCCTTTTAGGAGATTTATTTAAATTGTTTATTGACAAAAATATTTATAGTGTATTTACTTATAATTATCAAGGAAAAGTAAGGCTAGGATTAAATGCTGATCCTGATTATTTACTAAGTATTAGAGATGCTTGTCAGGTCGAAACATTAGCCAGTTTTGCCAGTGATAACTTGGCAGTAAATTTAGCCGATGATTTTTATAATATTGTCATTAATCAAGAATTTAATCCCATAGATTTTCAAGAAAAAGTTTATAGTATCAAAACCAAAACAAGGGCGCAATTAATCGAAGATACCGCCAATTTTATTATTAATCAAGTCAAAAATAATCACATCAAACCCGAAGAAATTGCCATTATTGCACCCGGTTTAGATGAAATTGCCCGTTTTCAATTCCTCTATTTTCTTCATCAAGCAAACATCCCTATCGAGCCACTGAAAGAACAGCGCCCGTTGATCGTCTCCCCCCTCGTCCGTAGTGTTTTGAACCTGTTGGGGTTGATTTATCGGGGCTGTGGGCGCTTAATTGAACGGGAGGGAGTAGCAGAAATGTTAACCCTACTTTCTCAAAAAGAGGGAGGGCGCTGGGGTATCGATCCCGTTCGAGCCGGTTTATTAGCTGAATATTGTTATCTTGTTGATATAGAGTCACCGCAGTTATTGCCCATTGAGTATCTCAGCAAGGGAGAACGAATGAACTATGATAGTTTTATGGCGTATAATGAGATTCGAGATTGGATTAATGACACTAAAACGGCGGGTTTATCACCTTTGGCGGTGATTGATTTAATCACCGAGCGGTTTTTTGCAGAGGTGAGGGCGCTGGATTACGCTGATTATGCTAGTTTGAAGAAATTACGGGAAACGGCGCGCGCCTTTTTTGTGGTGCAACAAAAATTAAAGGAGTATGATTTTCCCCACAAAACCGATGATGATTCCATGCAAGATTGGATTGTATTTATGCGCAAAGGCACTGTCACTACTAATCCTTATCCTCGTGATTATTTTATCTCTCGCACCAAAGAGCGTGGGGTTATCCTTGCTACTATTTATCAGTATCGGGTGGCGAATCTTAGTCATCGGTGGCAATTTTGGTTTGATGCTGGTTCAAAATTGTGGGAAAAGGGGGGCGCTACGGAGTTATGGGGTTATCAGTTATTTTTAAGGGGTTGCCATGGTAAGCCTTTAATTACTCAAGATAACCCTGAAAATGTCCGTTTAAGTGGCGTTATCCATGATTTACTGGCACACACCACAGATAAGTTATTTCTCTGTCATAGTGATTTAGATGTGGGTGGAAATGAGCAGGGAGGGGCGCTTTTTCCTCTTACTCAAATTCTCCCTACTGTGGCTGAAAGTCTTATGTTAGATCGGTTTATGGTGCAAAGTTAA
- the folD gene encoding bifunctional methylenetetrahydrofolate dehydrogenase/methenyltetrahydrofolate cyclohydrolase FolD gives MTGQILDGKGLAQKIQTQLAQNIAQQVAQGRRAPGLAVLMVGDNPASAVYVRNKEKSCQKVGMVSFSRHFPHDTSQEELERVIEELNEDERVDGILVQLPLPAPLDSVGLLLKIKPEKDADGLHPVNLGKLVRGEKGLRSCTPAGVMAILQEYNLPIAGKKAVVVGRSILVGKPLALMLLAENATVTIAHSRTPNLAEVTREADILVAAVGKAEMITAEMVAEGTVVIDVGINRVEGAGGKSKLVGDVAYDTVKNIASYLTPVPGGVGPMTVAMLLQNTYESYLSSMDN, from the coding sequence ATGACAGGTCAAATTTTAGACGGTAAAGGTTTAGCCCAAAAAATACAAACTCAGTTAGCCCAAAATATTGCCCAGCAAGTGGCACAAGGGCGAAGGGCGCCGGGTTTGGCTGTGTTGATGGTGGGTGATAATCCAGCTAGTGCTGTTTATGTGCGAAATAAGGAGAAATCCTGTCAAAAAGTGGGGATGGTGTCTTTTAGTCGTCATTTTCCCCACGATACCAGCCAAGAGGAGTTAGAAAGGGTAATTGAGGAACTTAATGAAGATGAGCGAGTGGATGGAATTTTGGTACAATTACCGTTACCAGCGCCCCTCGACTCGGTAGGATTATTGTTGAAAATTAAACCAGAAAAAGACGCAGATGGTTTACACCCAGTAAATTTAGGTAAGTTAGTGCGCGGTGAAAAAGGGTTAAGAAGTTGCACCCCCGCCGGAGTAATGGCAATTCTCCAAGAGTATAATTTACCCATCGCAGGGAAAAAAGCCGTAGTGGTGGGGCGCAGTATTTTAGTAGGTAAACCCCTTGCGTTGATGTTATTAGCGGAAAATGCTACCGTTACCATCGCCCATTCTCGCACTCCCAATTTAGCAGAAGTGACGAGGGAAGCAGATATTTTAGTGGCTGCGGTGGGTAAAGCTGAAATGATTACGGCGGAAATGGTGGCGGAGGGCACTGTCGTAATTGATGTCGGTATTAATCGGGTGGAGGGCGCTGGTGGCAAATCAAAATTAGTCGGTGATGTGGCTTATGATACAGTGAAAAACATTGCTTCTTATCTTACCCCAGTCCCCGGCGGTGTTGGTCCCATGACGGTAGCTATGTTATTACAAAACACCTACGAAAGTTATTTAAGCTCAATGGACAATTGA
- the sufS gene encoding SufS family cysteine desulfurase, whose product MTITAPRSIAREIRKDFPILDQEINGKPLIYFDSAATSQKPLAVIEALTHYYQHDNANVHRGAHSLSGRATDAYEGARDKIATFINARSRNEIVYTRNASEAINIVAYSWGLDNLTQGDEIILTVMEHHSNMVPWQIIAEKTGAVIRYVELTADESFDFQQYQQLLNDKTKLVSVAHVSNTLGCINPVEDIINLAHGKGAKVLIDACQSLPHLPINVQQMDCDWLVGSGHKMCATTGIGFLYGKEELLLGMSPFLGGGEMIGEVYLDHFTCGELPHKFEAGTPAIGEAIAMGAAIDYLNSIGMENIHHYEEELTAYLFKRLKEIPNLRIYGTQPTPEGKGRACLAAFNVDGIHASDLATLLDNEGIAIRSGHHCTQPLHRYLNISGSARASLYFYNTTEEIDLFIDALKETISFFQEMM is encoded by the coding sequence ATGACTATCACCGCGCCGAGAAGTATTGCCAGAGAAATTAGAAAAGACTTTCCCATTTTAGACCAAGAAATTAACGGCAAACCATTAATTTATTTCGATAGCGCCGCCACCTCCCAAAAACCATTAGCAGTAATCGAGGCACTCACTCATTATTATCAGCATGATAACGCCAATGTGCATCGTGGCGCCCACAGCCTCAGTGGAAGGGCGACAGATGCTTATGAAGGCGCTAGGGATAAAATCGCTACATTTATTAACGCGCGTAGTCGCAATGAAATTGTTTATACTCGCAATGCCAGTGAAGCCATCAATATTGTTGCCTATAGCTGGGGTTTAGATAACCTTACACAAGGAGATGAGATTATTTTGACAGTGATGGAGCATCATAGTAATATGGTACCGTGGCAAATTATCGCTGAGAAGACGGGCGCTGTCATTCGTTATGTGGAGTTAACAGCCGATGAAAGTTTCGATTTTCAGCAATACCAACAGCTACTCAATGATAAAACCAAATTGGTATCGGTAGCTCATGTTTCCAATACCCTCGGTTGCATCAATCCCGTGGAAGATATTATCAATCTAGCACACGGGAAGGGCGCTAAAGTTTTAATTGATGCTTGTCAGAGTTTGCCCCATTTACCTATTAATGTACAACAAATGGACTGCGATTGGCTAGTAGGTTCAGGTCACAAGATGTGCGCGACAACAGGCATCGGCTTTTTATATGGTAAAGAGGAGTTGTTATTGGGGATGTCGCCTTTTTTAGGTGGCGGAGAGATGATTGGTGAGGTATATTTAGATCATTTCACTTGTGGTGAATTACCCCATAAGTTTGAAGCTGGTACTCCTGCCATCGGTGAAGCTATTGCCATGGGCGCAGCTATCGACTATCTTAACAGTATCGGTATGGAAAATATCCACCACTATGAAGAAGAATTAACTGCTTATTTGTTTAAAAGATTAAAAGAAATTCCTAATTTGCGCATTTATGGCACTCAACCCACCCCAGAAGGCAAAGGAAGGGCGTGTTTAGCGGCTTTTAATGTAGATGGTATTCATGCCAGTGATTTAGCCACTTTACTTGATAATGAAGGTATTGCCATTAGGTCTGGTCATCATTGCACTCAACCATTGCATCGTTATCTTAACATTTCTGGTAGCGCCCGTGCCAGTTTATACTTTTACAATACTACGGAAGAAATTGATCTTTTTATTGATGCACTCAAAGAAACTATTAGTTTTTTTCAAGAAATGATGTAG
- a CDS encoding trypsin-like peptidase domain-containing protein: MLSMLTIGSILATVGGYWWYQSQSISQLKNYLLQSEIATIAEKITVKIFANNQIIGGSGVLIGKENNNYYIITNNHVIAEENEQYKIKTHKNKIYSVEIIAQNNQNSIINDLALLKFNSNENYQTIKINNKIKIKENDLVLSAGFPFEEGEKQAETVTQTVGKVTMILDKAMNGGYQFGYTNDVLNGMSGGAILNSQGELVGINGLGKYPALGNPYIYQNGEAISNYSWQQMSELSWGINTQLISNFMDENLINK, from the coding sequence ATGCTATCGATGTTAACCATTGGTAGCATTTTAGCAACGGTAGGGGGATATTGGTGGTATCAAAGTCAATCAATAAGTCAATTAAAAAATTATTTATTACAATCAGAAATAGCTACTATTGCTGAAAAAATTACCGTAAAAATTTTCGCAAATAATCAAATAATAGGAGGCTCAGGAGTTTTAATTGGGAAGGAAAACAATAACTATTATATCATAACGAATAATCATGTTATTGCTGAAGAAAATGAGCAATATAAAATAAAAACTCATAAAAATAAAATTTATTCTGTTGAAATTATCGCTCAAAATAATCAAAATTCTATTATTAATGATTTAGCCTTACTAAAATTTAATAGTAATGAAAATTATCAAACGATTAAAATAAATAATAAAATCAAAATAAAAGAAAATGATTTAGTTTTAAGTGCAGGATTTCCTTTTGAAGAGGGAGAAAAACAAGCAGAAACAGTAACACAAACAGTGGGGAAAGTTACGATGATTTTAGATAAAGCCATGAATGGTGGTTATCAATTTGGTTATACCAATGATGTTTTAAATGGTATGAGTGGGGGCGCTATTTTAAATAGTCAAGGAGAATTAGTCGGCATAAATGGTTTAGGAAAATATCCTGCTTTAGGTAATCCTTATATTTATCAAAATGGCGAAGCAATTAGTAATTATTCTTGGCAACAAATGAGTGAATTAAGTTGGGGGATAAATACTCAATTAATTAGTAATTTTATGGATGAAAATTTAATTAATAAATAG
- a CDS encoding AarF/ABC1/UbiB kinase family protein, protein MSSVYPSARQYLESSPEFSNSSPRSKPEAGKKIYKWNSDNYSPFRRRLDIWTFVLTLLFKLWRNSKKWTYGGGFSDEKFSARRRIQAQWIRENLLELGPTFIKVGQLFSTRADIFPAEYVNELSKLQDRVPAFSYEQVTAIIEKDFNKPLNKLFLSFDPTPLAAASLGQVHKAQLTSGEEVVVKIQRPGLPKLFTIDLAILKQIARYFQNHPKWGKNRDWLGIYEECCRILWQETDYILEGTSADTFRRNFRGESWVKVPRIYWRYSSPKVLTLEYMPGIKISNYEAIEAAGLNRKELARLGAKAYLHQLLNDGFFHADPHPGNLAVDVDGSLIFYDFGMMGQLQSNIKEKLLEMLFGVTEKNADRVVASLVDLGALAPLDDPGPVRRSVQFMLDNFMDKPFEEQSISQISEDLYEIAYDQPFRFPATFTFVMRAFSTLEGVGKGLDPEFNFMEVAQPFALKVMNEFNGDTGKSIIDELSRQAMQVSNTAFSLPRRIDDTIDKLDRGDIRLRVRSLESERLLRRISSTQMATNYTMMTSTLILSSTILVVNGLWWGALGFGLLAILPAIALGRALRQIAKSDRKF, encoded by the coding sequence GTGTCATCAGTATATCCCAGCGCCCGTCAATACTTAGAATCCTCCCCTGAGTTTTCTAACTCCTCCCCTCGCAGCAAACCCGAAGCGGGGAAAAAAATCTATAAATGGAATAGCGACAATTACTCGCCCTTTCGTCGTCGTCTCGATATTTGGACATTTGTTTTAACCTTACTGTTCAAATTATGGCGCAATAGCAAAAAATGGACTTATGGCGGTGGCTTTAGCGATGAAAAATTCAGCGCCCGTCGCCGTATTCAAGCCCAATGGATTAGAGAAAATTTGTTGGAATTAGGACCAACATTTATCAAAGTAGGGCAACTATTCTCTACCCGTGCCGACATATTTCCGGCGGAATATGTCAATGAATTATCAAAGTTACAAGATCGAGTACCGGCATTTAGCTACGAACAAGTTACCGCAATTATTGAAAAAGATTTTAATAAACCATTAAATAAATTATTCTTGAGTTTCGATCCTACTCCCCTCGCCGCCGCTAGTTTAGGGCAAGTTCATAAAGCACAACTGACTTCAGGGGAAGAAGTGGTGGTTAAAATTCAGCGTCCGGGGCTGCCGAAATTATTTACCATTGATTTAGCTATTCTCAAACAAATTGCCCGTTATTTCCAAAATCATCCGAAATGGGGGAAAAATCGAGACTGGTTGGGAATTTATGAGGAATGTTGTCGCATTTTGTGGCAAGAAACCGATTATATTCTTGAAGGCACAAGCGCTGATACTTTTCGCCGTAACTTCCGTGGGGAAAGCTGGGTTAAAGTACCGAGGATTTATTGGCGCTACAGTTCCCCTAAGGTGTTAACTTTAGAGTATATGCCGGGCATCAAAATTAGCAACTATGAAGCCATAGAGGCAGCAGGATTAAACCGCAAAGAGTTGGCTAGGTTGGGGGCTAAAGCCTATTTACATCAGTTACTCAATGATGGCTTTTTCCATGCCGATCCTCACCCGGGTAATTTAGCTGTAGATGTAGATGGGTCACTCATTTTCTACGATTTTGGCATGATGGGGCAACTGCAAAGCAATATTAAAGAGAAATTACTAGAAATGCTCTTTGGTGTGACAGAGAAAAATGCTGATCGTGTGGTGGCTTCTTTGGTGGATTTAGGGGCATTAGCGCCCCTCGACGACCCGGGACCCGTTCGGCGCTCTGTACAGTTCATGTTGGATAATTTCATGGATAAACCCTTTGAGGAACAATCCATCAGTCAAATTAGTGAGGACTTATATGAGATTGCCTACGATCAACCCTTCCGTTTTCCTGCTACCTTCACTTTTGTGATGAGAGCATTTTCTACTCTGGAAGGGGTAGGTAAAGGATTAGACCCAGAATTTAATTTTATGGAGGTAGCGCAACCCTTTGCCTTAAAAGTTATGAATGAATTTAACGGAGATACGGGCAAATCTATCATTGATGAATTGAGTCGTCAGGCTATGCAGGTGAGTAATACGGCTTTTAGTTTGCCCCGTCGCATTGATGATACCATCGACAAGTTAGATCGGGGTGATATTCGCCTCAGAGTTCGTTCTCTCGAATCCGAAAGACTCTTACGGCGTATCAGTTCCACTCAAATGGCGACTAATTACACCATGATGACCAGTACATTAATACTCTCTAGCACTATTTTAGTAGTGAATGGGTTATGGTGGGGGGCGCTGGGTTTTGGTTTATTAGCGATTTTACCTGCTATTGCTTTGGGGAGGGCGCTGAGACAGATTGCCAAGTCTGATCGCAAGTTT